The region GTCGGCCCGGCGGTTCTGATGTTTCAGATAGTAGGCGTGTTCCCACACGTCGTTGCCAAGCACGATGTGCGCGCCCTGCGAGAGCGGATTGTCCTGGTTCGGCGTCGTGACGATTTTCAACCCGCGGTCGCTGCCGCGGACGAGCCAGACCCAGCCGCTGCCGAACTGCTTGACGCCGGCTTCGTTGAATTGCTTCTTGAACGATTCTACGTCGCCAAATGCTTTGGTGATCGCGTCGGCGATCGCGCCTTTGGGCGCTCCGCCGCCGCCCGGCTTCATCAGTTTCCAAAACATCGAATGGTTCACGTGTCCGCCGCCGTTGTTGCGGACCGCAGTGCGGATATCTTCCGGGATGCTGTCCAGCGATTTCAGCAGATTCTCTGCCGAACGGCCTGCGAGGTCCGGATGTTTTTCGAGCGCCGCGTTCAGGTTGGTGACGTAAGCGCCGTGATGCTTGTCGTGGTGGATGGTCATCGTCTCTTTGTCGATGTGCGGTTCCAGCGCGTCGTAAGCATAGGGCAGCGGCGGCAGTTCAAATGGCATTTCTTCTCTCCATATCCGGTTTTGTTCGTGCCTATCGGTTTTGCAAAGGCATCTGGGTTTGGCCGCCGACCGCTCGGTGTCCTAGCCGGACAAGCGATACGGGACTCTTCCCACGTATCGTTGTACCCATCATTCGCAATGCCGCTGCACATCATCGTTCGACTTTTCGCTTCGCACCGAGAAGCCGCGGGCACCGGATCGGTAGAGGTTCGGCTCGAACAAGGAGCGACCGCGGCCGACGCGTTCGCGCGCGCCCGCGATGTCCACCCCGAGCTGCCCGCAGATACGAATAATGTCGCCTTTGCGGTCAACCGCGAGTTCGCGAGACCCGACACGCAGCTCGCCGAGGGTGATGAGGTTGCTGTCCTGCCGCCGGTCGCCGGCGGATGAGCGCTCGCATCCTGATTTCGTCTGCCGTCCTCGACGAGCAGTCCGCGGTGAACGCGCTATCGCACGATGGCGCCGGGGCCACCGTGACGTTCGTCGGCCGCGTTCGCGGCGATTCGCGCGGAAGATCCGTCGAAAAGCTCGAGTACGACGCGTATCCCGAAATGGCGGAAATCGTATTCGAGCGCATCGCGCGGGAGATTCGCGCGAAGTTCGATATCGTGGACATCGCGATCCATCACCGCGTCGGCGCGCTCGCGGTCGGTGAGATCAGTGTGGTCATCGCGGTCTCGGCCGCGCATCGTCCGGCGGCATTTGACGCATGCCGCGACGCGATCGACACCTTGAAGCGCATCGCGCCGATCTGGAAAAAAGAATTCGCAGCTGACGGTGCGACCTGGGTCGAAGACCGGCCATGAACGGTCACACGACCGGCCGGCGGTGAAGATCCGCCAAATCCACGCCCTTGACGAACAGCAAGCGCTGTAGGGCTTCCGCACCGGCGCGCTCCCGCAGATCCGCCTCGCTTGGAAAAAGCGGCACGACCCACAGGAAGCGCACGTGAAGCGCATCGGCGCGCATATATTCGAAAGCATCGCCTTCAAAAACGGCGGGGACGACCGCAAGCGCCTTCATGCCGAGCGTGTCGGGAACTTCCTGGCCCAGTCTCACGATCGACCATTCATCCAATCGTGTGCCGTTGCCGCAAGCGTGGGTCGCGCACACCGCGGTCAAGTCGAAGAGAACCTCGCACGGTTCGCGCGTCACAGCGAAAAACTGTTCGGCGTGCGCGTGCCCGTCGACGATAAGCGTCGCCATGCCCGGATGCGCGTGAATGCTTGCGTATGTGAACACTTCGCGCGATTCGTTCGGCGGATGGCGATTGACGTTCGCCCAGCATGCTGCGCCGGGGAAGAAGCGATGGGCCGAGTCGTCGGGTGGGCCAAAACGGCGCGCGTAGTGATCGACGATGAGCGCTGCGATCCGCTCGGAGTCGAAGAGCTGCCCGCTTGCGATCTCTTCTGATTCCTTAGCCGGCCGGTACGGTGAAGCCGAGCAAATTCGGGATGAGCGTGCCGATCGCGTATCCGAGAAGTGCGGCGCTCGCACCGATCGCGAACGCTTCTACACCGGAACGCCATGGATTGGTCGCTGCCGCGTGTGCCTTTACGACGCCGATACCGAAGAGCGCGGCAGCTGCCGCGAGTATCGACGCGGTGAGCGCCGCCATACCGTGCATGAACGTGTACGGCACGATCGGCACGGCCGCGCCGACCAGGAACGAAGGCGCCATCACCATCGCGTCCTTTAGCGCGTCACCGGACGAATCCAAATGTAGACCAAGCTCTTCGTGCGCCATGACCGCGAGCATCTTCTTCGGGTCTTTAGCGACTTCCAATGCCGCGTCGCGCGCTCGGGTCGCGCTCATGCCCTGCTGTTTGTAAATCTCGACAAGCTCGGCAAGCTCTTCGGCGGGGTGCTCTCGGATCTCGCGCCGCTCTGCGTCGAGTTCAGAGACCGCCACGTCATGCTCCGCCTTCGACGATAGGTAGGAACCAGCCGTCATCGCTACCATGCCCGCGAATGCGGACGCGACGCCCGCCAACAAGATCACGCTGTTGTTCTGCGCCGCGCCGAAAAACGACGAGACGACGCCGACGGTCGTCAAGATGCCGTCTTGCGCGCCGAAGACAAGCTCGCGAATCCGCGACCGCGCCGCAATGCGTTCGCGCTCGCCGCTGATCTCGGCCGGACCGTGCGCCCCCTGCGTCGGCGCCGGCCGAGAGACGATTTTCTGTGCGATTGCGGCGGCGCTCGGTGAATCGTGCGCCGCGGGAGCTTCCTGTCTGCCGGTCTGCAGCGCGCTCAAGGCGTCCGAGAAGAGGCGGACGTGATGCTCCTCGCGTGCGAGCGCGAGTTGGAACACACGCACTGCGTCTGGTCGATCGTCGGCCTCTGCCTCGCGGATATAACGCGGGTACGTCTCGCGGCTTTCGACCGCTTCTTCTTCGACGACTCTGTGAAGATTCTCGGAACTGGACTTCACCGCGCCGAGGGCCGCGAGAGCCGCCATCGCGTGCACGACCTCAGAACCCGCGGCCTCCATGAACACTTCTGCGACTTCAGGATGGCCTTCGCGCATCGCTTGCATCGCGTACGCTTCGTAGAGGCGGTGGGCCTTCGACTCGTCGACGAACGCCATCCACAGGTTGAGCTCTGTCTTGCTGACGGATGTCTTCATGCGCGCGACTCATTCTTGAGTTCGGTCCCCCACTCATCCCGCGTGTTTGCGGCGCAGGAACGTGACACAACGCGGAAAACGGGCGATCGTGACGAGAGTTAGCGATCAGCGTGGCCCGCGGCCCTCAGCGGAGAACGGAATTCTTCCGCCGGTCGTGCGAGCGCTTGTGTTCGTGCTCGTCTGGCCCGGCGTCGCTTTTGCGAGCAGCGCCGGCGCGATTCAGCTTTTCTGCCCCGGCGGAGCTCGATCGGCTTGTTCGGGTGCTGCGTATAACTATGCAGCCGTCGCCGGCGAGTGCCTCGCAACGGTGATTCTCGCTTTCGGTTTCCGGCGCTTCTTGGATCGCAGGCCCGCGGATTCGCTGGGGCTTTCGCTCGGCGTGAACTCGTTGCGGCTCTTCGCGCTGGGCGCTGCGTTCGGCGCCGGCATGCAAACGCTGGCCTTCGTGCTTGAATACGTAACGGGCTCGGTGCACGTCGCTGCGATCGCGCCGATCCGGACCGACCTCACCTCGTGGGCCGCGATCCTCCCTCTGCTCGCGATCGCCGCTCTCGCCGAGGAATTGCCGCTGCGCGGTTACCTGTTTCAGAACTTACGCGTCGTCTGGGGCAACGCGTTCGCCATTGCCGGAA is a window of Candidatus Eremiobacteraceae bacterium DNA encoding:
- a CDS encoding VIT1/CCC1 transporter family protein, whose protein sequence is MKTSVSKTELNLWMAFVDESKAHRLYEAYAMQAMREGHPEVAEVFMEAAGSEVVHAMAALAALGAVKSSSENLHRVVEEEAVESRETYPRYIREAEADDRPDAVRVFQLALAREEHHVRLFSDALSALQTGRQEAPAAHDSPSAAAIAQKIVSRPAPTQGAHGPAEISGERERIAARSRIRELVFGAQDGILTTVGVVSSFFGAAQNNSVILLAGVASAFAGMVAMTAGSYLSSKAEHDVAVSELDAERREIREHPAEELAELVEIYKQQGMSATRARDAALEVAKDPKKMLAVMAHEELGLHLDSSGDALKDAMVMAPSFLVGAAVPIVPYTFMHGMAALTASILAAAAALFGIGVVKAHAAATNPWRSGVEAFAIGASAALLGYAIGTLIPNLLGFTVPAG
- a CDS encoding superoxide dismutase, producing MPFELPPLPYAYDALEPHIDKETMTIHHDKHHGAYVTNLNAALEKHPDLAGRSAENLLKSLDSIPEDIRTAVRNNGGGHVNHSMFWKLMKPGGGGAPKGAIADAITKAFGDVESFKKQFNEAGVKQFGSGWVWLVRGSDRGLKIVTTPNQDNPLSQGAHIVLGNDVWEHAYYLKHQNRRADYLAAWWNVVDWDVVGQRFEA
- a CDS encoding CPBP family intramembrane glutamic endopeptidase; its protein translation is MTRVSDQRGPRPSAENGILPPVVRALVFVLVWPGVAFASSAGAIQLFCPGGARSACSGAAYNYAAVAGECLATVILAFGFRRFLDRRPADSLGLSLGVNSLRLFALGAAFGAGMQTLAFVLEYVTGSVHVAAIAPIRTDLTSWAAILPLLAIAALAEELPLRGYLFQNLRVVWGNAFAIAGTSLLFALLHVTNPGAHQDFALTIIGVALAGAWFCAAVIWTRSLWLALGAHISWNLFEGSVFGLPVSGLTLGNGSAITSAVGGPTWFTGGSFGPEAGVSSLVALSVGAVALYVLHRRGALSFASASSVDVFAGDAAGD
- a CDS encoding suppressor of fused domain protein, with the translated sequence MRAPHFSDTRSARSSRICSASPYRPAKESEEIASGQLFDSERIAALIVDHYARRFGPPDDSAHRFFPGAACWANVNRHPPNESREVFTYASIHAHPGMATLIVDGHAHAEQFFAVTREPCEVLFDLTAVCATHACGNGTRLDEWSIVRLGQEVPDTLGMKALAVVPAVFEGDAFEYMRADALHVRFLWVVPLFPSEADLRERAGAEALQRLLFVKGVDLADLHRRPVV
- a CDS encoding molybdenum cofactor biosynthesis protein MoaE codes for the protein MSARILISSAVLDEQSAVNALSHDGAGATVTFVGRVRGDSRGRSVEKLEYDAYPEMAEIVFERIAREIRAKFDIVDIAIHHRVGALAVGEISVVIAVSAAHRPAAFDACRDAIDTLKRIAPIWKKEFAADGATWVEDRP
- the moaD gene encoding molybdopterin converting factor subunit 1 gives rise to the protein MYPSFAMPLHIIVRLFASHREAAGTGSVEVRLEQGATAADAFARARDVHPELPADTNNVAFAVNREFARPDTQLAEGDEVAVLPPVAGG